In the genome of Crassostrea angulata isolate pt1a10 chromosome 6, ASM2561291v2, whole genome shotgun sequence, the window ATGACCACATGCACATTCACTCCAGAAAAATGGGAATGCATCTGACCGTTCCGTTTGTAACCGAACAATCAAAGACCACTGCCTCTGATGTGGTTTCAGGTTCAAAGCTGAATAGACAAACGAGTATCAGACGATTACTGAATTTCTTcagtaaaaaaaagtcaaacGAGGACCTTAACATGAGATCGAAAAGCCTTGACGATGAAGAAACCAACCATAAGAGGACTTTGTGGACAAGAGCGAGGCGCCTGactgaaatgttttcaaataaagtatCAAATTCAAACAATGAGACGGATTCCATAACATCGGCAGATAAAGTGCAATCTGGCTTGGAGCAGCTGGATCGGACTCGGGTGTCTGACAAGGAAAATTCCGGAGGAAGTTCCGACAGTGGGCGTTTCTCAGCGGACCGTAAGGGGGCCGAGTCGAAATTTGGGACGGATGTAGATGAAATGGATGTGACAGGAAGGTCGTATAATTTTGGATTTAGTGATTTGGATGAAGAAGGCATGAGGAAACCTCAGTCAAGGAAAGCAAGAAAGAGCAAAGAGGGAAAACCCACTAAGAATTTGGCTCTCTTGCAGTTTCGATATTATTGAAGAGATATAAAATCATATAAGTGTACCTCAGGCAAAGCATACAACAACTATGTAAAAAACTATCGTTTTTGTAGATTCTTATCATAGTTTGTTCTTGTTATATGCTCTAATGACAAAATAACTTATTCAACATCTCAATTTGATCATTAATACAAATCGATGTGAAATATACATGATCAATGAGTATTCAAGATAAAGAATAAGGTTTTACATAATTACTcccaatatatatttttgtagttgTGACAGATATTGCTTTGGtacaaaaaagatcaattagTTTCATTTTGATGTTGTTTGATTGGTTCTCGTTTGTCTTTTGTATTTAAGTGTCTCTTTGATGTTGGAAGGTAGGTTGGTTCAAGGTTGTTGGACAACTGTCAGTCGACTGCACAAAGTAGCCAAAGCTTTTAGAACCTACTagtattgagagagagagagagagagagagagagagagagagagagagagagagaagggggaGTCGAAATTAAGTTTGTTTGATTGTTGCTTGATATGCCCATTTGGGTAGTAAATAACAATAAGTGTTCCTGTTCTATTGATTCACCATTAAATATACATCAGCTTTTATTGATGGTTCGGGGTATTATCCTTTCGGTGTTATTGACCtagttactgtacatgtaatacctttTCCATTAAATAACAGATAGTTTTGTTGCTTAGTTACTGCCAGTCAcagtaaaatgtaaacattctaGGGTAACGAATAAACTGAATTTAAGATTCTAAaaggtttgttttcttttcttttctttttttg includes:
- the LOC128189441 gene encoding uncharacterized protein LOC128189441, which codes for MHFGPPLNGAHAMLPMYDFGKYELVLLVVGCTTSLVVTWLIVDFYLYHRARRIKREENDHMHIHSRKMGMHLTVPFVTEQSKTTASDVVSGSKLNRQTSIRRLLNFFSKKKSNEDLNMRSKSLDDEETNHKRTLWTRARRLTEMFSNKVSNSNNETDSITSADKVQSGLEQLDRTRVSDKENSGGSSDSGRFSADRKGAESKFGTDVDEMDVTGRSYNFGFSDLDEEGMRKPQSRKARKSKEGKPTKNLALLQFRYY